The Methanosarcinales archaeon genome includes a region encoding these proteins:
- the hemC gene encoding hydroxymethylbilane synthase, which translates to MIIGTRGSALALAQADLVAALLKEKGVETERKIIKTSGDSFTDRPLHEVPGVGAFVRDIDDRMLSGELDIAVHSMKDMPTERPVELATAAVLKRDSPYDVLLTRDGSTLDDLPEGTVIGTTSMRRRSQLLRYRPDLTIKDLRGNIDTRRRKLKEGQYDGILLAEAGLQRMGWELDVYQLDPDHFCPSANQGTVVIVTPRGSESHKAAALLDHTKTNLETKLERIVIGILGGGCLVPIAAFAETDGDNVRIRAEVLSLDGTRFAKVDEVVSLKNCEQEAARLGHLLAEQGGAELVKEAVEKLSGM; encoded by the coding sequence ATGATAATAGGTACCAGGGGAAGTGCACTGGCTCTGGCGCAGGCCGACCTTGTAGCAGCCCTGTTGAAAGAGAAGGGAGTCGAGACCGAAAGGAAGATCATAAAGACCAGCGGGGACTCGTTCACTGACAGACCCCTGCATGAAGTGCCGGGTGTGGGTGCATTTGTACGGGATATTGATGACAGGATGCTTTCAGGTGAACTTGATATTGCCGTTCACAGCATGAAGGACATGCCTACAGAGCGTCCTGTGGAGTTAGCCACTGCTGCAGTGTTGAAGCGTGATTCCCCTTATGATGTATTACTGACAAGGGACGGTTCAACCCTGGATGATTTGCCCGAGGGCACCGTGATCGGTACTACCAGCATGCGCAGGCGATCCCAGTTGCTCAGGTACAGACCTGACCTGACCATCAAGGACCTAAGGGGAAATATCGATACCAGACGGCGTAAATTGAAAGAAGGGCAATATGACGGCATCCTGCTGGCAGAGGCAGGATTGCAGCGCATGGGCTGGGAACTGGATGTATATCAACTAGATCCTGACCACTTTTGTCCATCGGCAAACCAGGGAACGGTTGTTATTGTAACACCCAGGGGTTCAGAATCACACAAAGCGGCGGCTTTATTGGACCATACCAAGACTAATCTTGAGACAAAGCTTGAACGTATCGTGATAGGTATATTAGGTGGCGGCTGCCTTGTTCCTATTGCCGCTTTTGCAGAGACTGATGGTGATAATGTGAGGATCAGGGCAGAAGTACTGTCACTGGACGGTACAAGATTTGCCAAGGTGGATGAGGTTGTCTCACTTAAGAACTGTGAGCAAGAAGCTGCACGTTTGGGTCATTTGCTTGCTGAGCAGGGTGGTGCTGAACTGGTAAAAGAAGCTGTTGAAAAGTTATCAGGAATGTAG
- the hemL gene encoding glutamate-1-semialdehyde 2,1-aminomutase gives MTREKSKKLFNKAKNLLPGGVSSPVRAISPYPFYTKSASGSKLTDVDGNTYIDYCMGYGPLMLGHNHPVIKEAITNQLDNGWLYGTPTEMEVELAQRISLNYPSINMVRFVSTGTEATMGAIRAARGYTGQSKIIKIEGGFHGAHDAVLVKAGSGATTQGAPDSLGIPRDFTKHTLQVPFNDIEAMAQAMDSYNGEVAAVIMEPVMGNIGPILPEEGYLEEVRALTKENNIVLIFDEVITGFRLAMGGAQEYYDVIPDMTTIGKILGGGLPIGAIGGKKEIMEHISPAGKVYQAGTFNGHPLSLAAAITTLDVLEKEKVHDKVNQMGDSLRAWLRDSVNDQGLDYNVSGVGSMFKIFFGPNPANYQDALKCDKQGYFDFFHRMLDSGVFLPPSQFETNFLSAAHTEEDLNTTVEAYEENLRP, from the coding sequence ATGACCCGTGAGAAATCCAAGAAATTATTTAACAAGGCAAAAAATCTGCTCCCCGGTGGAGTAAGCAGTCCGGTAAGGGCCATTTCCCCTTATCCATTCTATACTAAAAGCGCAAGTGGTTCAAAACTTACAGACGTTGACGGAAACACTTACATAGATTATTGCATGGGATACGGCCCGCTCATGCTGGGACATAACCACCCGGTTATTAAAGAAGCGATTACAAACCAGCTTGACAATGGTTGGTTGTATGGCACACCCACAGAAATGGAAGTGGAACTGGCTCAGCGTATCAGCCTCAATTACCCCAGCATCAATATGGTCAGGTTCGTTTCCACAGGCACGGAAGCCACCATGGGAGCTATAAGGGCAGCCAGGGGATATACTGGTCAAAGTAAGATCATCAAGATAGAAGGCGGATTCCATGGAGCCCATGATGCAGTATTGGTCAAAGCCGGAAGCGGCGCCACCACGCAGGGGGCACCGGATTCACTGGGCATACCAAGGGATTTTACAAAACACACACTTCAGGTACCTTTCAATGATATAGAGGCAATGGCGCAGGCAATGGATAGTTACAACGGCGAAGTAGCGGCTGTAATTATGGAACCTGTAATGGGAAATATCGGCCCTATTCTTCCTGAGGAAGGTTATCTCGAGGAGGTCAGAGCCTTGACAAAGGAAAATAATATTGTGCTCATCTTTGATGAAGTAATAACCGGGTTCAGGCTTGCCATGGGTGGAGCGCAGGAATATTATGATGTGATACCTGATATGACAACTATTGGAAAAATATTGGGCGGCGGTCTTCCCATCGGAGCGATCGGTGGCAAAAAAGAAATTATGGAACATATCTCTCCAGCTGGTAAGGTGTACCAGGCAGGGACCTTTAATGGTCATCCACTGTCACTGGCAGCAGCTATTACTACACTGGATGTGCTGGAAAAAGAAAAGGTCCATGATAAAGTGAACCAGATGGGAGACAGTTTGCGGGCCTGGCTGCGGGATTCAGTGAACGACCAGGGATTGGATTATAATGTGAGCGGTGTGGGTTCTATGTTCAAGATATTCTTTGGCCCAAATCCTGCAAATTACCAGGATGCACTGAAATGCGATAAGCAGGGTTATTTTGATTTCTTCCACAGGATGCTGGATAGTGGTGTATTCCTGCCTCCGTCTCAGTTTGAGACAAACTTCCTGTCTGCTGCCCATACAGAAGAGGACCTGAACACTACAGTAGAAGCCTACGAAGAGAACCTGAGGCCGTAA
- a CDS encoding AbrB/MazE/SpoVT family DNA-binding domain-containing protein gives MAENDEQNCAGDIGIGCCKVEAVISVDDRGQMVLPKDIREKAKINAGDKLAVISWEKDGEICCISLIKNEGLAQLVKEMLGPLMSEIMKD, from the coding sequence ATGGCTGAAAACGATGAACAAAATTGTGCAGGCGATATTGGGATCGGCTGTTGTAAGGTTGAGGCTGTCATAAGCGTGGATGACAGGGGTCAGATGGTGCTCCCAAAAGACATCCGTGAGAAAGCAAAGATAAATGCCGGTGATAAATTGGCTGTGATCAGTTGGGAAAAAGACGGAGAGATATGTTGTATTTCCTTGATCAAGAACGAGGGTCTGGCACAATTAGTGAAAGAGATGCTTGGGCCTTTGATGAGCGAAATAATGAAAGATTAG